The following are encoded together in the Streptococcus oralis genome:
- a CDS encoding serine hydrolase domain-containing protein, whose protein sequence is MKWEKILRKIENQIEAGIYPGASFAYYKDGEWKESYLGLSDPERDLKTESGLVYDLASVSKVVGVGTVLTFLWQQGTFDIERPVTDFLPECDYPDITIRQLLTHATDLDPFIPNRDKLRAEELREAMFHLNRRNQPAFLYSDVHFLLLGFLLEKIFNQDLDQIIKKQVLEPWGMKETMFGPVEQAVPTVRGVEAGNIHDPKARLLGKHAGSAGLFSTVKDLQIFLEHYLKDDFAAELSRNFSPLDDKERSLSWNLEGAWLDHTGYTGTFIMWNREKQEAAIFLSNRTYEKDERAQWIVDRNQVMEMIRQEE, encoded by the coding sequence ATGAAGTGGGAAAAAATTCTAAGAAAAATAGAAAATCAAATTGAGGCAGGGATTTATCCCGGGGCCTCTTTTGCGTATTATAAGGATGGTGAATGGAAAGAGTCTTATCTAGGATTGAGTGATCCAGAAAGAGACTTGAAGACAGAAAGTGGTTTGGTTTATGATCTAGCCAGTGTGAGTAAGGTCGTGGGAGTGGGGACGGTTTTGACCTTCTTGTGGCAGCAGGGCACATTCGATATTGAGCGACCGGTAACGGATTTTTTACCGGAGTGTGATTATCCTGATATCACTATACGGCAGCTTCTGACCCATGCCACAGACTTGGACCCCTTTATTCCCAATCGAGACAAGTTAAGGGCAGAGGAATTAAGAGAAGCCATGTTTCACCTCAACAGACGAAATCAGCCAGCCTTCCTATACTCGGACGTTCACTTTTTACTCTTGGGCTTTCTTTTGGAAAAAATCTTTAACCAAGACTTGGATCAGATTATAAAAAAACAAGTTTTGGAACCATGGGGGATGAAGGAAACGATGTTTGGTCCTGTTGAGCAAGCTGTACCAACAGTGAGAGGGGTGGAGGCCGGAAACATTCACGATCCCAAAGCCCGTCTATTAGGGAAACACGCAGGAAGTGCTGGTTTGTTTTCGACTGTTAAGGATTTGCAGATTTTTCTGGAACATTATTTGAAAGATGATTTTGCAGCAGAATTGAGCCGAAATTTTTCTCCTTTAGATGATAAGGAGCGGTCTCTATCATGGAATCTGGAAGGAGCTTGGCTCGACCATACGGGTTATACAGGTACCTTCATTATGTGGAATCGAGAGAAGCAGGAGGCGGCTATCTTTTTATCCAATCGAACGTATGAGAAGGATGAGCGTGCCCAGTGGATAGTCGATCGAAACCAAGTGATGGAAATGATTCGTCAAGAGGAGTAG